From a single Nicotiana tabacum cultivar K326 chromosome 8, ASM71507v2, whole genome shotgun sequence genomic region:
- the LOC107819892 gene encoding uncharacterized protein LOC107819892, producing the protein MAFTLLSISSCYCLRLSQFVVNGHRPITRQHTFSISQIVIHPNINQCRPFSRGARFILLSNAQSSGEYGGSEQLIEDLRVPQQWLEPSKALQESEWLRTALKKWLDDEYCPEETNVEISKVAANSFYRSLLENKTDIGEILLKMAGDLESISYQESFHGAFSSANAAVSLIIQRLEQN; encoded by the exons ATGGCCTTCACATTGCTCTCAATCTCGAGCTGTTACTGTCTTCGCCTTTCACAATTTGTTGTTAATGGCCATAGACCAATTACACGTCAACATACTTTCAGTATTAGTCAAATTGTCATACACCCTAACATTAATCAATGTCGTCCATTTTCTAGAGGAGCAAGATTCATCTTGCTTTCAAATGCCCAAAGCAGTGGAGAATACGGCGGCTCTGAGCAGTTAATTGAAGATCTTAGGGTTCCCCAACAATGGCTTGAACCCTCCAAAGCCCTCCAG GAATCTGAATGGTTGAGAACTGCTCTTAAGAAGTGGTTGGATGATGAATATTGTCCAGAGGAAACAAATGTTGAGATTAGCAAAGTTGCTGCGAATTCATTCTACAGATCATTGTTGGAGAATAAAACTGACATAGGTGAGATACTATTAAAGATGGCTGGTGATTTGGAATCCATATCCTATCAAGAAAGCTTTCATGGAGCATTCTCATCAGCAAATGCAGCAGTGAGTCTCATAATCCAACGGCTTGAACAAAACTAA